The following are from one region of the Stigmatella ashevillena genome:
- a CDS encoding sigma-54-dependent transcriptional regulator has protein sequence MQEDLSSLVVALSKSGDFEEAATRTLSSLMRLTEEAIASSRYKNHGKVLRGMVHLRRSGGYLRLAILEQGAATVQSAGGAVEAPSLVSATAWHSVVQHNCPVFIDAILGTLRPYSPQDTERLEELLPGGFGSQESRQSFLSRQASHVCVIPLRTLGSGIGGMISLEADCPPAMGQDFVWRECVDRLQMVAEIAAPYLTGLPFPPAPQAEVDEYMPVIGVSMASLLPILDVFSQQEESILISGATGAGKSRLARWCHARSSRRTGPFEVLDLISVPEDLQMAELFGWKRGAFTGAVRDSVGSLGRAEGGTLFIDEIDKLSMKAQAGLLRVLEERTYRVLGDGTGDRSADVRFVIGTNVDLREAVRAGRFREDLYYRINVLPLRVPLLDERRDEIPKWAEYMVNRRHREQFPAGHARLSPEAEQQLSNRSWPGNLRQLDNIIRRAYTLAMVEYGATPELLLKEGHILRALEYEEATGETQAPERGSRSLTEAMRAVATAFIEEAKRRGTPLDLGLTEALTGVVLGQAVQELGREEAFRLVGRENLLKNRNHHKVLKRELEKVEALYRELTGSSSPFSGLLPDEEPG, from the coding sequence ATGCAAGAGGATCTGTCCTCGTTGGTGGTGGCACTTTCGAAGTCAGGAGACTTCGAGGAGGCGGCGACGCGGACGTTGAGCAGCTTGATGCGCCTCACAGAGGAGGCGATCGCCAGCAGCCGGTACAAGAACCATGGCAAGGTGCTCCGGGGCATGGTGCACCTGCGGCGCTCAGGAGGATACCTGCGCCTGGCCATCCTCGAACAGGGGGCCGCCACGGTGCAGTCGGCCGGGGGAGCGGTGGAAGCCCCCAGCCTCGTGTCGGCCACCGCCTGGCACTCGGTGGTGCAGCACAACTGTCCTGTCTTCATCGATGCCATTTTGGGAACACTCCGGCCTTACTCGCCCCAGGACACGGAACGGCTCGAGGAGCTCTTGCCCGGAGGGTTTGGCAGCCAGGAAAGCCGTCAGAGTTTCCTGAGCCGTCAGGCCTCTCATGTCTGCGTCATCCCCTTGCGGACGCTGGGCTCGGGCATCGGAGGAATGATTTCCCTGGAGGCGGACTGCCCCCCCGCGATGGGGCAGGACTTCGTCTGGCGCGAGTGTGTGGACCGGCTACAGATGGTCGCGGAGATCGCGGCGCCCTACCTCACAGGTCTGCCCTTCCCTCCCGCCCCCCAGGCGGAAGTGGACGAGTACATGCCGGTCATCGGCGTCTCGATGGCCAGCCTGCTGCCCATCCTGGACGTCTTCTCCCAGCAGGAAGAGAGCATCCTCATCAGCGGGGCCACCGGCGCAGGCAAATCGCGGCTGGCACGCTGGTGCCACGCACGGTCCAGCCGGCGCACGGGCCCTTTCGAGGTACTGGATCTGATTTCCGTGCCCGAGGACCTCCAGATGGCGGAGCTCTTCGGCTGGAAGCGCGGAGCCTTCACGGGTGCGGTGCGCGACAGCGTGGGGAGCCTCGGCCGGGCGGAGGGCGGGACGCTCTTCATCGATGAGATCGACAAGCTGTCGATGAAGGCCCAAGCGGGGCTGCTCCGGGTCCTGGAGGAACGAACCTACCGGGTGCTGGGCGATGGGACGGGAGACCGCTCGGCGGACGTGCGCTTCGTCATCGGCACGAACGTGGATCTCCGGGAAGCGGTGCGCGCGGGCCGCTTCCGGGAGGACCTCTATTACCGGATCAACGTGCTGCCGCTGCGCGTGCCGCTGCTGGACGAGCGCCGGGACGAAATTCCGAAGTGGGCGGAGTACATGGTGAACCGCCGACACCGCGAACAGTTCCCCGCGGGTCATGCCCGGTTGTCTCCGGAGGCGGAGCAGCAGTTGAGCAACCGCTCCTGGCCTGGGAACCTGCGGCAACTCGACAACATCATCCGCCGGGCCTACACGCTGGCGATGGTGGAGTACGGGGCCACTCCGGAGCTGCTCTTGAAAGAGGGCCACATCCTGCGGGCGCTCGAATACGAGGAGGCCACGGGCGAGACGCAGGCCCCCGAGAGAGGCTCCCGCTCCTTGACGGAGGCGATGCGCGCGGTGGCCACGGCCTTCATCGAGGAGGCCAAGCGCCGGGGCACACCGCTGGACCTGGGGCTGACCGAGGCGCTCACGGGAGTGGTGCTGGGACAGGCGGTCCAGGAGTTGGGCCGCGAGGAGGCCTTCCGGCTGGTGGGGCGAGAGAACCTGCTGAAGAACCGCAACCACCACAAGGTGCTCAAGCGGGAGCTGGAAAAGGTGGAGGCCCTCTACCGGGAGCTGACCGGAAGCAGCTCGCCGTTCAGCGGCCTGCTGCCAGACGAAGAGCCGGGCTGA
- a CDS encoding lysophospholipid acyltransferase family protein: MRQAGGAPLASWLAVFRALRAWHRYEVIGLDTLLSPGAKLIVGYHGRPLAFDQCMLTVELYERLGYLPHGIIHGAFQANRLLRWWIDGLGFVTGDGEELTEVVARGEHILVQPGGTREGCRSFRHRYQVDWGERTGYLRMAIKYGLPIVPVAGRGVDDAYVGLNDGHALGKRLGVPAQLPLWLGLGATGIWPFSLPFPVKMTQYVGAPFTRHLEGQVDPGDREALRHIHHEVRGTVQALLDRARAPQREVS; this comes from the coding sequence ATGAGGCAGGCGGGGGGGGCTCCCCTGGCGTCGTGGCTGGCGGTGTTCCGAGCCCTGCGGGCCTGGCACCGTTACGAAGTCATCGGGTTGGACACCCTGTTGAGTCCGGGCGCGAAGCTGATCGTCGGCTATCACGGCCGCCCGCTCGCGTTCGATCAGTGCATGCTCACCGTGGAACTCTACGAGCGGCTCGGGTACCTGCCACATGGCATCATTCACGGGGCGTTCCAGGCGAACCGGTTGTTGCGGTGGTGGATCGACGGATTGGGCTTCGTGACTGGAGATGGCGAGGAGCTGACGGAGGTGGTGGCGCGGGGAGAGCACATCCTCGTCCAGCCCGGGGGGACACGGGAGGGGTGCCGGAGCTTTCGCCACCGGTATCAGGTCGATTGGGGGGAGCGGACCGGCTACCTGCGGATGGCCATCAAGTACGGTTTGCCCATCGTTCCCGTGGCGGGAAGGGGGGTGGACGATGCCTATGTCGGCCTCAACGATGGCCATGCGCTCGGCAAGCGCCTCGGAGTCCCTGCGCAGTTGCCACTCTGGTTGGGCCTGGGAGCAACGGGGATCTGGCCATTCTCGCTCCCGTTTCCCGTGAAGATGACCCAGTACGTGGGAGCGCCTTTTACCCGGCACCTGGAGGGGCAAGTGGATCCAGGCGACCGGGAGGCGTTGCGGCACATCCACCACGAGGTTCGCGGCACCGTGCAGGCACTCCTGGATCGCGCACGGGCTCCGCAGCGAGAGGTGTCATGA
- a CDS encoding carboxymuconolactone decarboxylase family protein, with translation MPTTTVQRADALENPSTPPSTPSVELVGILTPEELEALRRGFNPDGMIEPSRQTLVGAFPPIQGYANSFLSYFFSEAKSASGEGISSLSPTERERILITVQVLRTNGNGRFLGIHLYWGLMTGLSVQQIADQLFLIGVYAGLASYTASIATFQTLLRHLKQCVASGEVQAPSILAATAQWFAVT, from the coding sequence ATGCCGACCACAACAGTGCAGCGGGCTGACGCGCTGGAGAACCCGTCGACCCCACCCTCTACACCTTCCGTGGAACTCGTCGGCATTCTCACCCCGGAAGAACTCGAGGCCCTCCGGCGGGGCTTCAATCCGGATGGGATGATCGAGCCATCGCGGCAGACGCTCGTGGGAGCGTTCCCTCCTATTCAGGGGTATGCGAACTCATTCCTCTCGTATTTCTTCTCCGAGGCGAAGTCGGCTTCGGGGGAAGGCATTTCCAGCTTGTCCCCAACGGAGCGCGAGCGGATCCTCATCACCGTGCAGGTCCTTCGCACGAACGGCAATGGCCGGTTTCTGGGCATCCACCTCTACTGGGGCTTGATGACCGGCCTGTCGGTGCAGCAGATCGCCGACCAGCTCTTCCTCATTGGCGTGTACGCAGGACTCGCGTCCTACACGGCGTCGATCGCCACCTTTCAGACGTTGCTCCGGCACCTCAAGCAGTGTGTTGCCAGCGGGGAGGTCCAAGCGCCGTCGATCCTGGCGGCGACGGCCCAGTGGTTTGCCGTGACGTGA
- a CDS encoding patatin-like phospholipase family protein, with amino-acid sequence MTQVLPGSVDPYKSLYAGDVWVHSAGPSGVQDEGGFPVHLVAETACRVRLLAGEEIAALPELAQILEGYGEFQQKKHLFFEALRQTEQFRNVQARQLVDLIDLAEVRTYKRGESVCRQQSGEGRGGYMVLRGELAEFRRLVDPRACPVEKIIERPLSVGNLFGDLLMPPPDRSEPYLVEVRSENALVAFVSHAASERLNHRVPLFKRLRGHAPSQPRTAPEPPTGGSLLPEIVLFRSSLGASAREWGIDPLRALMDAVAEGIRAEYGDAILVVDVVPGPEARMTPCPPRVDSQGQGVTRHRVQAPSGAAVTGMLRALALAEPSWDYLFVRVAPSLWEGLSLPEDGEHGFVPTRRGGLVWKLVLLHSASEEVRLPAGFEPASTLVTVLLGPSPRRVTQADPVGTVRLRLDPRRLTHWERFSTLSPRERDTLLRWGRAITGRLIGVALGGGGSWGLAGLVVLQGMVERRIPIDLVSGTSFGALVASFYCGRGPEGLELLQKQLSLLSWVVRASFLSSEAIAWYVDRMNGGLYLEELEVPCFPVATNVSNAQVHIARWGSLGSGVRASGALAGVFSPAFSDGCRLVDGGFIANVPAAILKTWGASLIVAVNGVAKPPVRRGSKPLFPTRVGWFLHGLNPIERVIDVMRSMIIVFHTSGQQSAQVADVIFNSPFVHYSPGDYAHSQEIMDQAREAARSVLERIQKKWDEMRLPRREREAVPSQSPQETPDADHNSAAG; translated from the coding sequence GTGACCCAGGTTCTTCCGGGAAGTGTGGATCCCTACAAATCCCTCTATGCGGGGGATGTCTGGGTCCATTCCGCGGGCCCGAGCGGCGTTCAGGACGAGGGAGGGTTTCCTGTCCACCTCGTGGCCGAGACGGCGTGCCGGGTCCGCCTGCTGGCCGGGGAGGAAATCGCGGCGCTGCCCGAATTGGCGCAGATCCTCGAGGGCTACGGCGAATTTCAACAAAAGAAGCACCTGTTCTTCGAGGCCCTGCGCCAGACGGAGCAGTTCCGAAACGTTCAGGCCCGGCAGCTGGTGGACCTCATCGATCTGGCGGAGGTGCGCACCTACAAGCGCGGCGAGAGCGTGTGCCGCCAGCAGAGCGGGGAAGGCAGGGGAGGGTACATGGTGCTCCGAGGGGAGCTGGCCGAGTTTCGTCGGCTGGTGGACCCCCGGGCATGTCCCGTGGAGAAAATCATCGAGCGCCCCCTGTCTGTCGGCAACCTGTTCGGCGATTTGCTGATGCCACCGCCAGACAGAAGCGAGCCTTACCTGGTGGAGGTCCGCTCGGAGAACGCGCTCGTGGCCTTCGTCTCGCACGCGGCCAGCGAACGGCTGAACCATCGGGTCCCCCTCTTCAAGCGGCTCCGGGGACACGCGCCTTCCCAGCCAAGGACGGCTCCGGAGCCGCCGACGGGAGGCTCGCTCCTGCCCGAGATTGTCCTCTTCCGGAGCAGTCTGGGGGCCTCGGCACGCGAGTGGGGCATCGATCCGCTCCGGGCTTTGATGGATGCGGTGGCGGAGGGCATTCGCGCGGAATATGGGGATGCCATCCTCGTGGTGGACGTCGTACCCGGCCCCGAGGCACGGATGACACCCTGTCCGCCTCGGGTGGATTCCCAGGGCCAGGGGGTGACCCGCCACCGTGTCCAGGCGCCCAGCGGAGCGGCCGTCACTGGGATGCTCCGGGCCTTGGCACTCGCGGAGCCTTCATGGGACTACCTCTTTGTCCGCGTGGCCCCCTCCCTGTGGGAGGGACTCTCCCTGCCCGAGGATGGCGAGCATGGGTTTGTGCCGACCCGTAGGGGAGGGCTCGTCTGGAAGCTGGTTCTGCTGCACTCGGCGTCTGAAGAGGTCCGGCTGCCTGCTGGCTTCGAGCCTGCCTCCACCCTCGTCACGGTGCTGCTGGGACCTTCTCCCCGGCGCGTCACCCAGGCCGACCCGGTAGGGACCGTGCGGCTCCGGTTGGATCCCCGCCGTCTCACGCACTGGGAACGGTTCTCGACGTTGTCTCCCCGGGAGCGGGACACCTTGCTGCGGTGGGGGCGGGCCATCACCGGGCGGCTCATCGGGGTGGCGCTGGGAGGAGGAGGCTCCTGGGGACTTGCCGGATTGGTGGTCCTTCAAGGCATGGTGGAGCGGCGGATCCCCATCGATCTCGTCAGCGGCACGAGCTTTGGCGCCCTGGTGGCTTCCTTCTATTGCGGCCGGGGCCCAGAGGGGCTGGAGCTGCTGCAGAAGCAGCTCTCCCTGCTGTCCTGGGTGGTTCGAGCCAGCTTCCTCAGCTCCGAGGCGATTGCCTGGTACGTCGATCGCATGAATGGCGGCCTCTACCTGGAGGAACTCGAGGTGCCCTGCTTTCCCGTGGCCACGAATGTCTCGAACGCCCAGGTGCACATCGCGCGCTGGGGGAGCCTGGGCTCGGGCGTGCGTGCCAGTGGGGCCCTGGCAGGGGTCTTCTCTCCAGCCTTCTCGGACGGGTGTCGGCTGGTGGATGGGGGGTTCATCGCAAACGTTCCCGCGGCCATTTTGAAGACGTGGGGCGCCAGCTTGATCGTCGCCGTCAACGGGGTGGCGAAGCCTCCGGTCCGCCGGGGCTCGAAGCCCCTGTTTCCTACCCGGGTGGGGTGGTTCCTGCACGGACTCAACCCAATCGAGCGGGTCATTGATGTCATGCGCTCGATGATCATCGTCTTCCATACCTCGGGCCAGCAGTCCGCCCAGGTGGCCGATGTCATTTTCAATAGTCCCTTCGTCCACTATTCCCCCGGGGACTACGCCCACTCCCAGGAGATCATGGACCAGGCGCGAGAGGCCGCGCGGTCCGTCCTCGAAAGGATCCAGAAGAAATGGGACGAGATGCGTTTGCCCCGAAGAGAGCGGGAAGCTGTTCCTTCACAATCCCCTCAGGAGACACCGGATGCCGACCACAACAGTGCAGCGGGCTGA
- a CDS encoding 3-oxoacyl-ACP synthase III family protein: MIPVRILGTSSAAPGRVVTTAELATALGRDPQTVESRTGIHTRHWCAPGTRMAEVGAEVLRGALGTAGLSAGALRRLIFVNSTGGDTLIPATANQVAAALGLSGSCDAFDLNNACMGFLSAFDIAARSIATGLGPVAIVTVEMLSRAVAADSPRSYLVLGDAAAAVVLGAAREGEGLLGSVLSNNGTLPPDTFMGHPLLTGRPERVQFFAAKEEIRRIALEALSSATQAVLEQAQVALRDIEWVLPHQPNGSMFHSVIEALGLDPARTVPVVEELGSVGAAAIPVSLDRLLRTRPVRPGDRILMAGVGAGVSRGALLYRMGS, translated from the coding sequence ATGATTCCTGTACGCATCCTGGGCACGTCCAGTGCCGCGCCTGGACGGGTGGTGACGACGGCGGAGCTGGCCACGGCTCTGGGACGGGATCCCCAGACCGTGGAATCCCGGACGGGCATTCACACCCGCCACTGGTGCGCGCCGGGAACCCGCATGGCGGAGGTGGGCGCGGAGGTGCTGCGCGGGGCACTGGGCACGGCGGGGCTGTCGGCCGGTGCGTTGCGCCGGCTCATCTTCGTCAACTCCACGGGGGGAGACACCCTCATCCCCGCGACCGCCAACCAGGTCGCCGCCGCGCTGGGGCTCTCGGGTTCCTGTGATGCGTTCGATCTCAACAATGCCTGCATGGGGTTTCTGTCGGCCTTCGACATCGCCGCCCGCTCGATCGCCACGGGGTTGGGGCCCGTGGCGATTGTCACCGTGGAGATGCTCTCCCGCGCGGTGGCGGCGGATTCCCCGCGCTCGTACCTGGTGCTGGGAGACGCGGCCGCCGCCGTGGTGCTGGGCGCCGCGCGCGAGGGAGAAGGGCTGCTCGGCTCGGTGCTGTCCAACAACGGCACCTTGCCCCCGGACACGTTCATGGGGCACCCTCTGCTCACCGGTCGGCCCGAGCGGGTTCAGTTCTTCGCCGCGAAGGAGGAGATCCGGCGCATTGCTCTGGAAGCCTTGTCCAGCGCCACCCAGGCCGTGCTGGAACAGGCCCAGGTGGCCCTGCGTGACATCGAATGGGTCCTGCCACACCAGCCCAACGGCTCCATGTTCCACTCGGTCATCGAAGCGCTCGGGTTGGATCCGGCCAGGACCGTTCCGGTCGTAGAGGAGCTGGGAAGTGTGGGAGCGGCGGCGATCCCGGTCAGCTTGGATCGGCTCCTTCGGACGCGGCCCGTGCGCCCGGGAGACCGGATCCTCATGGCAGGTGTGGGCGCGGGAGTCTCCCGAGGGGCGCTCCTCTACCGGATGGGTTCATGA